From the genome of Spinacia oleracea cultivar Varoflay chromosome 2, BTI_SOV_V1, whole genome shotgun sequence, one region includes:
- the LOC110782425 gene encoding glucan endo-1,3-beta-glucosidase-like: MGLFLKNLIHCVTNNVVLFVLVIINLQSHFTSAAIGVNYGRLGDNLPSPIDVINLYKRENIPLLRLFDPNPDILNALRGSGIKVSLGINNANVTNIAMNLNTAIEWVNTNVVPYSKDVNFGWITVGNEMVPSVPGAPLITQAMSNIQAALNGAGLSGVVNVSTVVSTNVLGVSYPPSASDFSDEAREVMKGIVTWLEVCVADEQEKILYIILPGLGTQNNDVTFIIFLMPTGTKSPLMINVYPYIAFASNIGQIPLDYALFAAQNPVIDGQYVYHSLFEAMVDSFYAAVEKNGAQNVPIVVAETGWPTAGNEPYTSVGNAQAYNQRLINKMKQSGTPRRPGILLECLIFAMFNEDQKPVGVEQNWGIHYPNMNPVYPLVF; this comes from the exons ATGGGACTCTTCTTAAAGAATTTGATACATTGTGTTACAAATAATGTGGTATTATTTGTATTAGTGATCATCAATTTGCAGTCACACTTCACAA GTGCAGCAATAGGAGTCAACTATGGACGGCTAGGAGACAATCTCCCATCACCAATCGACGTAATAAACCTCTATAAAAGAGAAAACATCCCACTTTTAAGACTATTCGACCCGAACCCGGATATCCTCAACGCCTTAAGAGGGTCAGGAATCAAAGTGTCCCTAGGaataaacaatgcaaatgtaaCCAACATTGCCATGAATCTCAACACAGCTATAGAATGGGTCAACACAAACGTAGTCCCTTATTCGAAAGACGTGAATTTCGGGTGGATCACGGTAGGAAACGAGATGGTACCATCAGTTCCCGGGGCTCCGCTTATCACTCAAGCTATGAGCAACATACAAGCCGCCCTTAACGGGGCGGGTTTATCCGGTGTTGTGAATGTGTCGACGGTTGTTAGTACTAATGTGTTGGGAGTTTCTTACCCACCGTCTGCTTCGGATTTTAGCGACGAAGCTAGGGAAGTTATGAAGGGGATCGTTACATGGCTCGAAG TATGTGTGGCAGATGAGCAGGAGAAGATTCTTTATATCATTCTCCCGGGTTTAGG GACACAAAACAACGACGTAACATTTATCATATTTTTAATGCCTACAGGTACGAAGAGCCCTCTTATGATCAATGTATACCCTTACATTGCTTTCGCATCAAACATTGGACAAATACCATTAGATTATGCTCTATTTGCTGCACAAAATCCTGTAATTGATGGACAATACGTTTACCATAGCTTGTTCGAAGCTATGGTTGATTCTTTTTATGCTGCAGTGGAGAAAAATGGTGCACAAAACGTGCCGATTGTGGTGGCGGAAACAGGGTGGCCGACTGCCGGAAATGAACCTTATACTAGTGTTGGAAATGCACAAGCTTATAATCAAAGGCTTATAAATAAGATGAAGCAGAGTGGAACGCCGCGGCGGCCGGGAATTTTGTTGGAATGCTTGATTTTTGCTATGTTTAATGAAGATCAGAAACCAGTTGGGGTTGAACAGAATTGGGGGATTCATTATCCAAACATGAACCCTGTTTATCCATTGGTATTTTGA
- the LOC110782335 gene encoding glucan endo-1,3-beta-glucosidase-like, translating into MNVNTAAQWVNTNVVPYIKEVNIGWIVVGNEMVPGPTANLVAQAMNNILSGLNSAGITTVKISTAINDYALGVFSPRSLPSAASFTPEATASLQGIVTWLSATNNPLFINVYPYFAFASKPYDVPLDYVLFNATRPVIDGNNKYYSLFEAMVDGFYAAMEKIGGDGVTLVVSETGWPIDGNVPYTNKQNAHIYNQKLVDKMKKGGTPRKPTTMLDIFIFSMFSSENKETAGGERNWGFYYPNLDPVYQLVF; encoded by the exons ATGAACGTAAACACGGCCGCGCAATGGGTTAACACCAACGTCGTCCCTTACATCAAAGAGGTGAACATCGGTTGGATCGTTGTAGGCAACGAGATGGTACCAGGACCTACTGCTAACCTCGTGGCTCAAGCCATGAACAATATATTGAGTGGTCTTAACTCTGCAG GAATAACCACCGTCAAAATCTCAACTGCGATAAATGACTACGCCTTAGGAGTATTTTCCCCCCGATCACTCCCTTCTGCCGCGAGCTTCACCCCTGAAGCCACTGCATCACTGCAGGGGATCGTTACATGGCTATCAGCAACAAACAACCCGTTGTTCATCAACGTGTACCCATACTTCGCCTTTGCTTCAAAACCTTACGACGTACCATTAGACTATGTTCTTTTCAACGCGACTCGACCCGTTATTGACGGGAACAACAAGTATTATAGCCTGTTTGAGGCGATGGTGGACGGATTTTATGCCGCCATGGAGAAGATTGGAGGGGATGGTGTAACACTGGTTGTGTCTGAAACTGGGTGGCCTATTGATGGGAATGTACCTTATACAAATAAACAAAATGCACATATTTATAACCAGAAATTGGTTGATAAGATGAAGAAAGGTGGGACACCAAGAAAGCCAACTACAATGTTGGATATCTTTATATTTTCTATGTTTAGTAGTGAGAATAAGGAAACTGCAGGGGGTGAAAGAAATTGGGGATTTTATTACCCAAACTTGGATCCTGTTTATCAATTAGTGTTTTAG
- the LOC110786810 gene encoding uncharacterized protein, whose translation MERSEPSLVPEWLRSTGGGSLSHHVSSSKTDGPLLALPKRNRNLNSSNYIDASNSSILERSSSTNSRRSSISNGSCKYDKNPYSRSYNNSARNQRVKDREKLDNPDTWDSEYSEPLRSIIGGRLEKDTLRRSQSMISRRPDEFMQRRSITDLRNRSNNINGIGNGSISVGSASAGTQKVSFEKDFPLLGSDERPSTPDIARVPSPGLSRGVQGLCIGTSSLIGCEGWTSALAEVPVVTSNNIGSSPSLQPAPCAVGGSPSASIPIEAGTPNGLNMAEALVQGPVRPQTVPQQNVSTLRFEELPSVGSKKLIPMTSSMPKSSVLNPSDKLKPKTAARPNDGVAGPKNGLQQMPSLQLGSQVVRGGSGRADGLNSSSSKLLLLKPGREKVVSPALKDVPAQTIKATANAVVNGPSTGSSSVASLPFKNNPNHLRHSNNNERKTSAAYNLNGVQMVDKRLSHAQLQSRAAFFNLVRKKSMGGVSAAADSGAVVSSVVQNSGEEKEMTSGPASPTENGSEVNCNGGISFSDQRESDISQDELIHSEEELDFLRTLGWEAGCGEDEGLTDEEINAFVQKYMKWRPDSKLLQGLQSKIMAESNPPPSSSRSSTDASSDLGTADSSR comes from the exons ATGGAGAGAAGTGAACCCAGTTTAGTTCCTGAATGGTTGAGAAGCACTGGAGGTGGAAGTTTGAGCCACCATGTTTCATCTTCAAAAACAG ATGGTCCATTGTTAGCACTTCCTAAAAGAAACAGGAATTTGAATAGCAGCAATTACATTGATGCATCTAACTCCTCTATTCTAGAACGGAGCTCTTCAACTAATTCTCGAAGAAGTTCAATCAGCAATGGCTCCTGTAAGTATGATAAGAACCCCTACTCGCGTTCCTACAACAATTCTGCTAGAAACCAACGTGTTAAAGATAGAGAAAAATTAGACAATCCCGACACTTGGGATTCTGAATATTCTGAACCCTTGAGAAGCATTATTGGGGGAAGGCTTGAGAAAGATACTCTTAGACGTTCTCAGTCCATGATCTCGAGAAGGCCGGATGAGTTCATGCAGCGTAGATCCATCACGGATTTGAGAAATAGGAGCAATAACATCAATGGCATTGGGAATGGATCTATATCTGTTGGTAGTGCTTCAGCAGGCACCCAGAAGGTGTCATttgaaaaagattttccattGCTTGGATCTGATGAGAGGCCTTCTACACCTGATATAGCCAGAGTACCATCGCCTGGGCTGAGTAGAGGTGTTCAGGGCTTGTGTATTGGTACTTCATCATTGATTGGGTGTGAAGGTTGGACATCAGCTTTAGCTGAGGTGCCTGTAGTCACCAGCAATAACATTGGATCCTCCCCTAGCTTGCAGCCAGCTCCTTGTGCTGTTGGTGGTTCACCTTCTGCTTCAATCCCAATTGAGGCAGGTACCCCTAATGGTCTCAATATGGCTGAAGCATTGGTGCAGGGTCCCGTGCGACCTCAAACTGTACCACAG CAAAATGTCTCGACACTAAGGTTTGAGGAACTACCTTCAGTTGGATCAAAGAAGCTAATACCTATGACCTCCTCAATGCCAAAAAGCTCG GTACTTAACCCATCTGATAAGTTGAAACCTAAGACAGCTGCGAGACCCAATGATGGTGTGGCTGGTCCTAAGAATGGGCTGCAGCAAATGCCGTCTTTGCAACTTGGGAGTCAAGTTGTTCGTGGTGGGAGTGGCCGAGCCGATGGTCTAAATTCATCTTCTTCAAAGCTTCTGTTGCTTAAACCCGGACGAGAAAAAGTTGTTTCTCCTGCTTTGAAGGATGTTCCTGCTCAAACAATCAAAGCTACAGCAAATGCCGTTGTAAATGGTCCATCCACCGGTTCTTCTTCAGTTGCATCTCTTCCTTTTAAGAATAATCCAAATCACCTCAGGCATTCTAATAATAATGAGCGCAAGACATCTGCTGCTTATAATTTGAATGGTGTACAAATGGTGGATAAGAGGTTATCCCATGCCCAGCTTCAGAGCCGGGCTGCTTTCTTTAACCTGGTGAGGAAGAAATCTATGGGTGGTGTATCTGCTGCTGCGGATTCTGGCGCAGTTGTCTCATCTGTTGTGCAGAATTCAGGTGAAGAGAAGGAAATGACCTCTGGTCCAGCGAGTCCCACTGAAAATGGCAGTGAGGTGAATTGTAACGGTGGTATTAGCTTTTCAGACCAAAGAGAGAGTGACATAAGTCAGGATGAGCTCATCCATTCGGAGGAAGAGTTGGATTTTTTACGTACTCTTGGTTGGGAGGCTGGCTGTGGAGAGGATGAAGGCCTTACAGATGAAGAGATAAATGCTTTTGTTCAGAAG TATATGAAATGGAGACCAGATTCAAAGCTGCTTCAAGGGTTACAGTCAAAGATAATGGCTGAATCAAATCCTCCACCTTCTTCTTCGCGTTCTTCTACTGATGCTTCCTCTGATCTGGGAACAGCAGATTCTTCACGGTGA